Proteins encoded by one window of Shewanella avicenniae:
- a CDS encoding SDR family oxidoreductase, with amino-acid sequence MDLQLKGKTVMVAAASKGMGYAIALACAQEGARVSMASRDKQAIDAAAATIRAATGAEVHAYQFDAANADSIAQWVTATEQDLGAISGLVVNAGGPPAGDFLDFSDADWQSAFELTLMSAVRLIRAVLPSMQSLGAGSVLTITSSSVKEPIDILLLSNVMRSGVTALMKSLSQAYAGDNIRFNNLLPGLIDTDRLKTLNQKRAEALAISAEQVRQQQEAELPMGRYGTPAEFANAAVFLLSNAASYITGSTLAVDGGKIKTVW; translated from the coding sequence ATGGACTTACAACTCAAAGGCAAAACGGTAATGGTTGCGGCGGCAAGTAAAGGCATGGGCTATGCCATTGCGCTGGCGTGTGCTCAAGAAGGTGCGCGGGTATCGATGGCGAGCCGCGATAAACAGGCCATAGACGCTGCGGCAGCGACCATTCGTGCGGCAACGGGCGCCGAAGTACATGCTTATCAGTTTGATGCCGCTAACGCTGACAGCATTGCGCAGTGGGTGACGGCAACCGAACAGGATTTAGGGGCAATTTCTGGGCTGGTGGTCAATGCAGGCGGGCCACCTGCGGGCGATTTTCTCGATTTTAGCGATGCCGATTGGCAGTCTGCATTTGAACTCACCCTGATGAGTGCGGTGCGGTTAATTCGCGCTGTGTTGCCATCCATGCAGTCGTTGGGTGCCGGGTCGGTGCTGACCATTACCTCCTCTTCGGTAAAAGAACCGATCGATATCTTGCTGCTGTCCAACGTGATGCGCTCAGGGGTTACTGCGTTGATGAAAAGCTTGTCGCAAGCCTATGCTGGCGACAATATTCGCTTTAATAATCTATTGCCTGGGCTGATTGATACTGACCGCCTCAAAACGCTTAACCAGAAGCGGGCAGAGGCATTAGCAATCAGCGCTGAACAAGTGCGTCAGCAGCAAGAGGCTGAGCTGCCCATGGGGCGTTACGGTACTCCTGCTGAATTTGCTAACGCCGCGGTATTTCTGTTATCCAATGCCGCCAGTTATATTACCGGCAGTACCCTCGCCGTTGATGGCGGCAAGATAAAAACCGTGTGGTAA